In Triticum aestivum cultivar Chinese Spring chromosome 5B, IWGSC CS RefSeq v2.1, whole genome shotgun sequence, the following proteins share a genomic window:
- the LOC123110293 gene encoding protein kinase PINOID-like, protein MVAAVRAPAPRKLPAEGTLLLAAEEALSDLETASSTGAPNSSLSSASSAGSLARCSSLSRLSFDCTPSAAMAAAATACSPRPSAAFRPHRSGDVAWAAIRALSASSPATPLGPADFKLVRRVGGGDIGTVYLCRLRTAASAEAPSCMYAMKVVDRRAVAKKHKLERAAAEKRILRLLDHPFLPTLFADFDAAPRFSCVVMEFCPGGDLHSLRHRMPSRRFPVPSARFYAAEVLLALEYLHMMGIVYRDLKPENVLIRADGHIMLTDFDLSLQSTSSPSLEPAVAEEEQQEEPRSVSCFPIRFRRRRHRRRCAASPPRFVAEPVSARSCSFVGTHEYVAPEVAGGGAHGAAVDWWAYGVFLYELLHSRTPFAGATNEDTLRNIVRAPLTFPSSCGTGCHADVAAARDLIAHLLTKDPAARLGSRHGAADVKAHPFFKNLNFALLRSSRPPVVPSAPLHRSQSCKTPASRKPDTKRFDLF, encoded by the coding sequence ATGGTGGCCGCGGTGCGTGCTCCGGCGCCCAGGAAGCTGCCCGCGGAGGGgacgctgctgctggcggcggaggaggcgctGTCGGACCTGGAGACGGCGTCGTCCACGGGGGCGCCCAACTCCAGCCTCAGCTCGGCCAGCAGCGCCGGCAGCCTCGCGCGCTGCTCCAGCCTCTCGCGGCTCTCCTTCGACTGCACCCCGTCGGCCGCCATGGCGGCCGCGGCCACCGCGTGCTCGCCGCGCCCGTCCGCGGCGTTCCGGCCCCACCGGTCCGGCGACGTGGCGTGGGCGGCCATCCGCGCGCTCTCGGCCTCCTCCCCGGCGACGCCGCTGGGCCCCGCGGACTTCAAGCTCGTCCGCCgcgtcggcggcggcgacatcGGCACCGTGTACCTCTGCCGCCTCCGGACCGCGGCGTCGGCGGAGGCCCCGTCGTGCATGTACGCGATGAAGGTGGTGGACCGCCGCGCCGTGGCCAAGAAGCACAAGCTGGAGCGCGCGGCTGCCGAGAAGCGCATCCTGCGGCTCCTCGACCACCCGTTCCTGCCCACGCTCTTCGCCGACTTCGACGCCGCCCCGCGCTTCTCCTGCGTCGTCATGGAGTTCTGCCCTGGTGGCGACCTCCACTCGCTCCGCCACCGCATGCCCTCCCGCCGCTTCCCGGTCCCCTCCGCCCGGTTCTACGCCGCCGAGGTGCTCCTGGCGCTCGAGTACCTGCATATGATGGGCATCGTCTACCGCGACCTCAAGCCGGAGAACGTGCTCATACGCGCGGACGGCCACATCATGCTCACCGACTTCGACCTGTCGCTCCAGTCCACGTCGTCGCCGTCGCTCGAGCCAGCCGTCGCCGAGGAGGAACAACAGGAGGAGCCGCGCAGCGTGTCCTGCTTCCCGATACGTTTCAGGCGGCGGAGGCATCGTCGTCGGTGCGCGGCGTCTCCCCCGCGGTTCGTGGCGGAGCCGGTGTCGGCGCGGTCGTGCTCGTTCGTCGGCACTCACGAGTACGTGGCCCCGGAGGtggcaggcggcggcgcgcacggcgcCGCCGTGGACTGGTGGGCGTACGGCGTGTTCCTCTACGAGCTCCTCCACAGCCGCACCCCGTTCGCCGGCGCCACCAACGAGGACACGCTCCGCAACATCGTGCGCGCGCCGCTCACCTTCCCGTCCTCCTGCGGCACCGGCTGCCACGCCGACGTCGCCGCGGCGCGGGACCTCATCGCGCACCTGCTCACCAAGGACCCCGCCGCCCGCCTCGGGTCCCGCCACGGCGCCGCCGACGTGAAGGCGCACCCCTTCTTCAAGAACCTCAACTTCGCGCTCCTCCGGTCATCGCGTCCGCCCGTCGTCCCCAGCGCGCCGCTGCACCGGTCCCAGTCGTGCAAGACGCCGGCGTCCCGCAAGCCGGACACGAAGCGCTTCGACCTCTTCTGA